In Deinococcus sp. QL22, the following are encoded in one genomic region:
- a CDS encoding DUF11 domain-containing protein → MTRSHTHRLLTAFLALSGLAGAAGTPAGTVITNQATATFDPPAPGTPGESISNVVSTAVQAVCAVSVTPNGSVSAPGQAVSVLPGERAVFAYTVVNAGNAEATLPLGARAEAASAFAPRLSVYRDLNGDGALNPGESEVSSVTLGAEQTARVLLVADTGETQGDAFVNLIASCAGGQSADSDNVSLVRVGPPPVLDVQKSFSPSLVRPGTETTVTVSTRNSGQGESREVILTDLLTDQLSQGLEFVAGSARTNLGTLEYTQDGVTWTEQELAPVRGVRVRVPSLAPGAALSLTFRMLAGAQAEGRVILNTATARTGGREVSGSASADVRYLPGVAIGPLGVPEVPEGTSADTQTTPFAVVGQLVCFDHTAKNTGDVRDAFRLTVTYPQGAARAEFQNEVGQPLTQPLLLDPAQTAFVRVCYEPQQAGALDALITITGERGTRNTTRDQVTSVEGGLPELRKAYMATTQGTGGQTVAVPEGSTVAAGDTITYTLTVRNPYARPLTNVEVSDPLPAHVDFRSASDGGVLSGQAGAQTVTWTLGTLAPGETRTLTTVTQVSTRAVDGESLRNIFRLVSTELRAPVPSNEVLTPVWTAQLLIRKEVSALEATFGDRLTYTLNITNQSATTAIVDAVVTDTPARGLDYIPGTSTLGGQRLADPELVGGALRWTVPELPAGRTVSISYQTRVTPEATGQLVNTVEVRGTGAGGAARAIASNRATAVTKLNPLKFSPNADLVGTVFVDRNRNGLFDAPLDTPVQGARVLLAGGRQVLTDPGGRYSFPNVPYGTHALRLDPASAPFPPLHVPQDGGLSGTQTVFVRGLTSVDFPLAPLGGDIDALRDTVLVVGDVRVEKAVYREAGGYMVTLRVVTPRALEAVTLLDPLPDGAALKEGRNTYSGNLAAGELNLTYRFDWTGGPRAATTDPSLSWRY, encoded by the coding sequence GTGACCCGTTCCCACACCCACCGCCTGCTAACTGCGTTCCTGGCCCTGAGCGGTCTGGCGGGCGCGGCCGGCACACCAGCCGGTACCGTGATTACCAACCAGGCCACCGCCACCTTCGACCCGCCCGCCCCCGGTACGCCGGGCGAAAGCATCAGCAACGTGGTCTCGACCGCTGTGCAGGCGGTGTGCGCCGTGAGTGTGACGCCCAACGGCAGCGTCAGCGCGCCGGGTCAGGCGGTCAGTGTGCTGCCAGGTGAGCGCGCCGTATTCGCCTATACAGTCGTGAACGCAGGGAACGCTGAGGCGACGCTGCCCCTGGGCGCCCGCGCCGAGGCGGCCAGCGCCTTTGCGCCGCGCCTGAGCGTCTACCGCGACCTGAACGGGGACGGCGCCCTGAATCCCGGCGAGTCCGAGGTCAGCAGCGTGACTCTGGGCGCGGAGCAGACGGCGCGTGTGTTGCTGGTGGCCGACACGGGCGAGACGCAGGGTGACGCCTTTGTCAACCTGATCGCCAGTTGCGCCGGAGGTCAGAGCGCCGACAGCGACAACGTGAGTCTGGTGCGGGTGGGGCCGCCGCCCGTGCTGGACGTGCAGAAGTCCTTCAGCCCGTCGCTGGTGCGCCCCGGCACCGAGACCACCGTTACCGTCAGCACCCGCAACAGCGGTCAGGGGGAAAGCCGTGAAGTGATCCTTACCGACCTGCTGACCGATCAGCTCTCGCAGGGCCTGGAGTTTGTGGCCGGCAGCGCCCGCACCAACCTCGGCACGCTGGAATACACCCAGGACGGCGTCACCTGGACCGAGCAGGAACTGGCCCCGGTGCGCGGCGTGCGGGTGCGCGTACCCAGCCTGGCCCCCGGCGCGGCGCTGAGCCTGACCTTCCGCATGCTGGCGGGTGCCCAGGCCGAGGGCCGCGTGATTCTCAACACCGCCACAGCGCGCACCGGTGGCCGCGAGGTCAGCGGCAGTGCCAGCGCCGACGTGCGCTATCTGCCCGGTGTGGCGATTGGCCCGCTGGGCGTCCCCGAGGTCCCCGAAGGCACATCTGCCGACACCCAGACCACCCCTTTTGCTGTGGTCGGCCAGCTGGTGTGCTTTGACCACACCGCCAAGAACACCGGTGACGTGCGCGACGCGTTCCGCCTGACCGTGACCTACCCGCAGGGCGCAGCCCGCGCCGAGTTTCAGAATGAGGTCGGGCAGCCGCTGACTCAGCCGCTGCTGCTGGACCCCGCTCAGACGGCCTTTGTGCGCGTGTGTTATGAGCCGCAGCAGGCCGGTGCGCTGGACGCGCTGATCACCATTACCGGGGAGCGCGGCACCCGCAACACCACCCGCGATCAGGTGACCTCGGTCGAAGGTGGCCTGCCCGAGCTGCGCAAGGCTTACATGGCGACCACGCAGGGCACAGGCGGGCAGACCGTCGCCGTTCCAGAAGGCAGCACGGTGGCCGCCGGCGACACCATCACCTATACCCTGACCGTCCGCAACCCCTACGCCCGCCCTCTGACGAACGTAGAGGTCAGCGATCCTCTGCCGGCCCATGTGGACTTCCGGTCGGCGTCAGACGGTGGCGTACTCAGTGGTCAGGCCGGCGCCCAGACGGTGACCTGGACCCTGGGCACTCTGGCCCCCGGCGAGACGCGCACCCTGACCACCGTGACCCAGGTGTCCACCCGCGCAGTGGACGGCGAGAGCCTACGCAACATCTTCAGACTGGTCAGCACCGAGCTGCGCGCGCCTGTGCCCAGTAACGAGGTGCTCACGCCGGTCTGGACCGCCCAGCTGCTCATTCGCAAGGAGGTCAGCGCCCTGGAAGCCACCTTCGGCGACCGTCTGACCTACACCCTGAACATCACCAACCAGTCGGCCACCACCGCGATTGTCGATGCCGTGGTCACCGATACGCCGGCGCGGGGCTTGGACTACATTCCCGGCACCAGCACCCTGGGCGGCCAGCGGCTGGCCGACCCCGAACTCGTGGGCGGCGCGCTGCGCTGGACCGTCCCCGAACTGCCGGCCGGCCGCACCGTAAGCATCAGCTACCAGACCCGCGTGACCCCGGAAGCGACCGGTCAGCTTGTCAACACCGTGGAAGTGCGGGGCACCGGTGCTGGCGGCGCAGCGCGCGCCATTGCCAGCAACCGCGCCACGGCCGTAACCAAGCTCAACCCCCTGAAGTTCTCGCCGAACGCCGACCTGGTAGGCACCGTATTCGTGGACCGCAACCGCAACGGCCTGTTCGATGCTCCGCTTGATACTCCAGTGCAGGGCGCGCGCGTCTTGCTGGCTGGGGGGCGGCAGGTGCTCACCGATCCCGGCGGGCGCTACTCCTTCCCCAACGTGCCTTACGGCACGCACGCCCTGCGTCTGGATCCGGCCTCAGCGCCGTTTCCCCCGCTGCACGTTCCGCAGGACGGCGGCCTGAGCGGTACCCAGACGGTGTTCGTGCGGGGCCTGACCAGCGTGGACTTTCCGCTGGCGCCCCTGGGCGGCGACATTGACGCCCTGCGCGACACGGTGCTGGTCGTGGGAGACGTACGCGTCGAGAAGGCGGTGTACAGGGAGGCAGGCGGTTACATGGTCACCCTGCGCGTGGTGACCCCGCGTGCACTGGAGGCCGTGACCCTGCTCGACCCCCTCCCGGACGGCGCCGCGCTGAAAGAAGGTCGTAATACCTACAGCGGTAATTTGGCTGCCGGTGAACTGAATCTCACCTACCGCTTCGACTGGACCGGCGGGCCGCGCGCGGCCACCACCGACCCGTCACTGAGCTGGAGGTATTAA